One Diabrotica virgifera virgifera chromosome 3, PGI_DIABVI_V3a genomic window carries:
- the LOC126882296 gene encoding ribonuclease P protein subunit p29, whose amino-acid sequence MNRTDLKELLHSDLPNEIIQLPSVSTEDSLEYVKHFLSQNLPSSDSKNLTTDLKWNFLLEKHSLEKRKTGFKGKKSFLTRKQRKDLNLLKVPREGWDYVQLENLRDMWRSYMRENLDLNRMAPSCTDQDWNAFSVIVAKSELIGAEITVVRSKVPSLLRMKGTIALETKMTFQVVTAESKLKILIKADSVFEFQLDNIKFTVFGKYLMTKPSERSTKKIRSQMTPDL is encoded by the exons ATGAATAGAACTgatttaaaag AACTCTTGCATAGCGATCTTCCAAATGAAATAATACAATTACCCAGTGTTAGTACTGAAGATTCACTGGAGTATGTAAAACACTTTTTGTCACAGAATTTACCAAGTTCAGACAGCAAAAATCTAACAACCGATTTAAAATGGAACTTTCTATTAGAAAAACATTCGCTCGAAAAAAGAAAAACTGGTTTCAAAGGCAAAAAGAGCTTTCTGACTAGAAAACAACGAAAAGATCTGAATTTACTTAAAGTTCCCAGAGAAGGCTGGGACTATGTGCAGTTAGAGAATCTTAGAGACATGTGGAGGTCATACATGAGGGAAAACTTGGATTTAAATCGCATGGCTCCAAGCTGTACAGATCAAGACTGGAATGCTTTTAGTGTAATTGTTGCAAAGTCTGAATTGATTGGGGCTGAGATAACTGTAGTCAGATCGAAAGTTCCTAGTTTATTGAGAATGAAAGGTACTATTGCTTTAGAGACTAAAATGACCTTTCAGGTAGTTACAGCAGAATCCAAGTTAAAAA tatTGATTAAAGCAGATTCCGTGTTTGAATTCCAACTGGACAAtataaaatttacagtttttgGAAAATACCTGATGACAAAACCTAGTGAAAGAAGTACAAAGAAAATTAGATCACAGATGACACCAGACCTTTAG
- the LOC126882295 gene encoding LOW QUALITY PROTEIN: cytochrome b-like (The sequence of the model RefSeq protein was modified relative to this genomic sequence to represent the inferred CDS: substituted 7 bases at 7 genomic stop codons): MKIPLRKINPLLKIINNSLIILPTPSNISSIXNFGSILGLCLGIQIITGLFLAIHYCPNVELAFNRVTHICRDVNYGXLLRTLHANGASFFFICLYIHIGRGIYYRSYNIIETXIIGVTIFFLTIATAFLGYVLPXGQISFXGATVITNLISAIPYLGNILVQXIXGGFAVDNATLTRFFTFHFILPFIIFAFIIIHLLFLHQTGSRNPLGTKRNIDKIPFHPYFTFKDLLGFLILLLLLTTLTLKDPYLLGDPDNFTPANPLVTPVHIQPE; encoded by the coding sequence atgaaaataccTTTACGAAAAATTAATCctctattaaaaattattaataattcatTAATTATTTTACCAACTCCCTCTAATATTTCTTCAATATGAAATTTTGGATCAATATTAGGACTATGTTTAGGAATTCAAATTATTACAGGCCTATTTTTAGCCATACATTACTGCCCAAATGTAGAATTAGCATTTAATAGAGTTACCCATATTTGTCGAGATGTAAATTATGGTTGATTACTACGAACATTACATGCAAATGGagcatcatttttttttatttgtttatatattcACATTGGTCGAGGGATATATTATAGATCTTATAATATAATTGAAACTTGAATAATTGgagtaacaattttttttcttacaaTAGCAACAGCATTTCTAGGATATGTATTACCATGAGGTCAAATATCATTTTGAGGAGCAACAGTAATTACTAACTTAATATCAGCTATTCCCTATTTAGGAAATATACTAGTCCAATGAATTTGAGGGGGATTTGCAGTAGATAATGCAACTCTAACTCGATTCTTTACATTTCATTTTATCTTAccttttattatttttgcatttATAATTattcatcttttatttttacatcAAACAGGATCAAGAAATCCTTTAGGGACAAAAAGAAATATTGATAAAATTCCATTTCATCCTTATTTTACTTTCAAAGATTTACTtggatttttaattttattattattattaacaacaTTAACTTTAAAAGACCCATATTTATTAGGAGACCCTGATAATTTTACTCCTGCAAATCCTCTTGTTACACCTGTTCATATTCAACCagaatga